A genomic region of Chelmon rostratus isolate fCheRos1 chromosome 8, fCheRos1.pri, whole genome shotgun sequence contains the following coding sequences:
- the twist1b gene encoding twist-related protein 1b, translating into MSEENLGDESGSSPVSPVDSLSHSEGELDRQPKRCGRKRRPSRKNGEDSDSPTPGKRGKKSSSSSPQSFEELQSQRVMANVRERQRTQSLNEAFAALRKIIPTLPSDKLSKIQTLKLAARYIDFLYQVLQSDELDSKMASCSYVAHERLSYAFSVWRMEGAWSMSTSH; encoded by the coding sequence ATGTCTGAGGAAAATCTGGGGGACGAGTCGGGCAGCTCCCCCGTCTCTCCTGTGGACAGCCTGAGCCACAGCGAGGGGGAGCTGGACAGACAGCCGAAGAGatgtgggaggaagaggagaccgAGCAGGAAAAACGGGGAGGACTCAGATAGCCCGACCCCTGGGAAAAGAGGGAAgaagtccagcagcagcagcccccaGTCTTTCGAGGAGCTCCAGTCGCAGCGGGTCATGGCCAACGTCCGGGAGCGACAGAGGACCCAGTCCCTCAACGAGGCGTTCGCTGCTCTGCGGAAAATTATCCCCACTTTGCCCTCGGACAAACTCAGCAAAATACAGACCCTAAAGCTCGCAGCCAGATACATCGACTTCCTCTACCAGGTGCTGCAGAGCGACGAGCTGGACTCCAAAATGGCAAGTTGTAGTTATGTGGCTCATGAGAGGCTGAGCTACGCCTTCTCTGTGTGGAGGATGGAGGGCGCTTGGTCCATGTCAACATCTCACTAG